TTCCTACAGGACTATTGACACAACTTGAAGCTTCTATATATTCAGAAAAATCTACCTTTAATGAATGGTTGAATAGCTTTTATTAAGGTACAGTAAATGTCAACAATTAAATTTTTTCATGGGAAAATATACAGTTTTTTAATAGTGTTTTACTATAACCTACACTTGACTGAAAATGCATTAATGAATACTTGTATCCACTTTCAACTAAGTTACTTTGTGTTATAACCATTTATCGCATGTTCATTTACTGCTTACAAAAGACTCAAAGTATTGTCAaagttaaaacattaaaacaacctTTAAAGTTTCATGGTTATTTGAAGTTAATATAATGCAAACAGACACTTGAGGATTTTGGAGTATAGCAGTCATCATCTGACGCGGTGAGCTCAGTATCCGGTGTCAAGTTAACCAGTAACATCATTATAGTCTCTGCACCATCATCAGTGCTTCAACCAGGGTCAATGAGCCATTTCGTTTGCCGGCCTGCATCATGCTTATGTCTTTTGCATGCTAATGAAGAACAGTGAACGCACATTAACATGAACTCAACTGCAGacactgcacatacacacacacacacacacacgcaaagacgcACAAACTCGCCCACTCCGTGTCTTTTGTTGTTCTAAATTTAAAACGTGTGGATAAAAATATCCCAGGAAGTGTCTCTGTAATCTCCGGTGTCCTCATTACCGGTAACTAACTCATATTGCATAATTAAGTAAGTAGTAAGAAGTTTGCTCATGCAGTGAGTAATGTGGAGGAAGCTCGACTAAGCCACATCGTTGCGTgtcttcaaacaaaacaaaatgtccacGTGTGCCATGACGAGCACATTTGTTTTGCTGCTCGAGGttggttcagtttctgtgttgtttgtgttttccaagCTAGCGGCACGGCTCACAACGACCcgatggattaccatgaaattaacagacattcatggtgcccagaggatgaaccataCAGTCTTTCCTAAAATACTCCTCTATTAAAATGTTGTTAACTATTTTGATAACTTGGATAATTTACCATGAACTCCAGAATAAAACTGACGAACCCATcaggataaataaaaaatacaatatggtctgtgtttatataaagcTCTTCTAGTCTTGATTACCACCCAGACCGTTTTATACAGTTATATTTTTCACATTGCATTTATACAGTGCATATATGTGCTGCACTTTCTCCATTACACATCGGTTACACACTGTCGGCACAACCGGCAGCGGCTATTTGGGGTACAGTATCTTACCAAAGGATACTTATGCATGCGAAATGGGGGCAGACTgtgatcgaaccgccgacccgAAGACCACTACCTCCAGCACCCCTCTGCCCAAGTAGTAATGAACTTTTAACTTTTCCTCTTGAACCTCACAGAGCCGCTGGTCGGTGTTTAGACTAAATTTTAGGAATTATTCAGCATTTGCAAGTTTCTGTTTAAAATGCATCATTTCAATTTGTGTCCGAGCAAATCCgtctatatttgtgtgtcacagttTTTCCCCCTCCATGCAGTGTGTTTACAGTGGGTGGCTTCTGTGAGCGTGTGTCAGACGATCCACACATTCATATCACGTATCCTCAATGCCATTACAGATAATCCAAACAGTGCAATTCCACGGCTGctataaacaaaatgtgttaGGAGCTGCTGGTCGTTGTTGGGCCAGAGGAATGAGATGGAGAGGCTTCCCAGCATTCCTAGAGGGCTACTGCTGGATTCCAGAGGAGCATGCACGCGGGGACAACCTCAGCCTGCAGACACAACAACAGCGTCCACACGCCCTTCTGTGCAGCATCCCCACCCAAGTCTTCAGGTCTCCTCTGGGTTACAGTGCGGTTACTAAAATAGTAACACTAagtcaaaccacacacacaataagacAACTTGTGGAACAATACAAAATGTACACTTACGGTTAAAATAACAGATTAGGTGTGTTTGAACCAGCtattacatttgaaaaacaacGTATGCTTAAAAACAGAAGCTATTCTGCTGTTAACCATTAAGTACATGACACTGACTGTGTAAATCGACTTATCTCAGCGAAAAAGAAGATTATGGAGCCGACTCTGTTCATGAAACAATTTCTAGCTCATTCTCACCATTTCCCATCAACTGTAAATGATACAAATCATCAATCATACAAGCATATAATTGTCTTATAAAACCTTTGATTATTACTATTTTTAAAACTTGAAAACTTTATTCaagctttatttttattgtttaacaGATTTTCACCTTATAAAGTCCTATtagtgtatttttgtgtgtgtgtttgtgtgtgtgtgtgtacttgtaatATTGTACATTGTGAGTACATTTAGTTAGATCTTCACATTCTGACAAACCAACCATCAAGGCCTGCCTCAGGATCAGGACGCGGTTTAAGGTCATGTTAGGTCAGGGTTAAAATGCCGCCCTCTGAATGGCTGCTTTGAGGGGCACGGGCATGCAGGAACAACACAAAGATAGAATAACAAATGTTTGGATTGTACTTGtcttatttatgtatgtatttgtaCTATACAGAGAAATAGGTTTATCATTATGATTAGTGGTGGGGTTATGCATTAAATTCCTTTTTTAGGCTCAGGATACAGGGCTACGGAATGCTTTATGTTAAAGAGTGTCCTCGCAAAgatagaagtgtgtgtttgtgagaatgAGTTTGTGTCACAAGCTGTAATTATGCTACATTCGTGACCACAGAGGGAAAAGCGAGGCAGCCATAACAATTAAAGAAGCAGgaacaatgtttgtgtgtgttttaatggtgACGAGAAACGAGTCAGAATACATCAAActgcagtgtatgtgtgtgtgtgtgtttgtgtgtatgtgtgtgtgagtttgtgtgtgtgtctgtgtgtgtctgtgtgtgtgtgtgtgagtatgtgtgcgTGTCACTCAGACTGAAGTCATGTGCGAGAACATGTGGTGCAAAATGTGTGGCCCAGGGCAgattaatcccccccccccccccccacacacacacacaccttcttttttttttaacttttaactctCTTGCTTATTCACACACATTGAGTCTGCTCTCTctcgcgcgcgcgcgcgcacacacacacatgcacacacacacacaaacacacacaaacacacaaacacacacacacacacacacacccttctccTTGGATTTGAGAGGCAGGCGTTGCTCCATAAAAGCTGCACCCACAGAAGGTAAAGAGAGCAAAGCACAATCTCTATCAGCAggggacaaacagacacacacacactcacacacggatCAACACATTTGTGCAGGGCTGTCAAACACATAACACTCTCCCTAGGATATGAACCTGCTCATCCTCACCTGCCTCCTGTGCTCCGGTAAGTCTGGACTTGTACTAtttttgtgcttttgtgtgtgtgtctgtgtgtgtgcggttcctgtaaaaagatgaaaaggaaaagaagggaAATTTAAAACGGCGAGAGGATAATGGGGGTAGAGGAAGAAATGCGTCTGCAAGTAAGGACCTGTTGGGCAGCAGGGAGATATTATTTGTTTCAAGGAGAAGAATTTGGGAGTCGAATCACTACCACAGCACCAGACACAGTGAAAGGTCAACATGTTTGAAATACTTCACCATAGTGTTTGACTGTTAATCAACACTGTTCTTGTGAGGTTAGGAGGATGCGTTCGGTTACACTGCCGCTCTGGATGTGGACTGGTTGTACTGGTTTTAGTTTAAAAGCAGCAAGTATGTCATTGACAAGGTCTGATCGCGCTCCATAATTTCAGATGAATGGGTGAGTCAGATGTAATGGGCCTGAGCACAGAACCAACGGAAAGTAACAGAGCAACCATACTGTAGGGTCCTGTGACCATAGAAGAAGAATAAACGAACCGGCTGCCAGCTTCAAAGTGTGATCCGATCTGAGTTTGGTTTCGACCTTTGAAAGAAATGTCTTCATCCTCCCAAACACTTGAATGTAGATACAAACCTCTGTTGCATTTCATCTCATGTTATGAACTTTGACTCCGACTGCTCCTTACTGCTTACCCCCCCTCATATCTCTGTGCACGCTTGATGTTATCTAACTCGTTCTGCGCTTTCTGTTGAATTTACAGTCGTCTGCAGACTTCAGGGATCTGAGACCACACACTCCAGTGAAATAACCGGAGTGACTCAGGGTTCAGGTTCCGGAGAGGGCCTCCAGAATTTGCAGGCCGAAAATGGTAGCGGTGGTGATCTTTCAGGAGGAGGGGGCACAACTACTGGTAAGACCGTCTTCATGCTGGGGAACTCTGGTTGAAGCTGAGATAATCAAATAATTACATTGTGATCAGTAAATATACTTTATTCTAAATGCAACAGAGAAGTGAAGAAATCGATACCATGTTAAGTTGAATAAAAAACGTGTaaggacattttgaaaagaGCAAAATAAAAGACTTCTTCCATCCataaatagttttttaaataGGTTGGAATAAGTCAAGGATATACTCGACTTACATATACATCTTGAAATTAAATACATTCAGTACTTTGCTTGGATGTAAGTAGAAACAGTCAAGTAAGAATGTGGACTTGTAAAAGATCATAAATAAAACCGCTCTTTCTTTAATTTTCCAAGAAAACACTCACTCAggctccccttttttttttagacagCATAGTTCTCTGTTATTGCCGTACCTAAATTGTAAACCATTTAAATCTGTGATATTTAAACTCAGTCAGTACCTAACATTGATGTCACAAACTTGAAATGTACAGAGTCACCTCAAAGTACAATTGAGAGGACGAGGACGAAAAAGAGGAAGGGCAACGGAAACAAGAACAGGAGGAAAGCCACGACTGCACTCATCCCCGAGCCCGcgagcctcagcagcagcagcgtcacgTCGGCCGTCAGCACCACAGAGGATCCCTGCACCTCCACCCACCTGGGCTACTGTATTCACGGTTACTGCAAACGCATGGAGGAACTGCCGGAGCCAACGTGCATGTGAGTACAGCACTTTGGGTTTTCCATGTGTCCTTCAGCCAAACAAATGACTCTTTCAATCTCTGGTGCCTCCACGATTGCTAAATTATCCCTTTTCTACATTATTAGTAAGATAACCTGCTTGGTTTATCTATTTATTGTCTTGCTCTACAGATGTATGAAGGGTTATGAAGGCAATCGCTGTGGGGTCCAAACTCTGGGGACCCACAGAACCCAGTCCGAAGGGAGCAGCAACACTGAGTTGGTCCAGACGGTCTTGGTGATAATCGCTGTGGTGCTGTCAGTCATCAGCTGCACCGCCATCCTGCTCATGACCTGTGCTCAGTGAGTATACGATAACTCTATTTATCTAGCaccctttaaaaacaaagacacaaattggtttacaaaaagaaaacatgcaagatccacaaataaaaaatatagaataatatgaaattgttaaaaaaaagaatcccgACAGTTTAAAGATAGGCCATTAAAAATGAGTCTTaagaagagatttaaaagaagaaactgaGTTCCAGACTTGAGGAGCCCGGTCAGAGAAGGCCCGGTAAAGGACTTCTTGTGACCAGTTTAGGTTTGGGAAATCATACATCTAGACTTGAGCCTGACCATTCACATCCTAAAAACAACcagtaaaatcttaaaatcacaGGTATAGCCACTGGAGAGCAGCAAGGATTGGTGTGATATGGTCACCTCTCGTAGCACGTGTTAATAGCCTGGCAGCAGGATTCTGAATTACCTGCAGCTTTTGGATGTTTCTCTTACTGAAGCCTCAATGAAAGAGCATAAAGCTGCTCTGAAGGCTCAGGTCCAAGCTGGGACCTGGCCTCCTTCACTTGGCTGCAGTGATTCCAGAGGGATGAGTAATGTTTCAGGACGGGAAGCCAGTGAGAGATATTGTGATAAAACTGGTGATTGACAAGCGAAAAGATGACGGTGGCGGCTTCATGTGTACCTCGACTGCAAGTTGAACCCTGCTCAAGCTTTAAGAATTTCACAATA
The genomic region above belongs to Pleuronectes platessa chromosome 4, fPlePla1.1, whole genome shotgun sequence and contains:
- the areg gene encoding proheparin-binding EGF-like growth factor gives rise to the protein MNLLILTCLLCSVVCRLQGSETTHSSEITGVTQGSGSGEGLQNLQAENGSGGDLSGGGGTTTESPQSTIERTRTKKRKGNGNKNRRKATTALIPEPASLSSSSVTSAVSTTEDPCTSTHLGYCIHGYCKRMEELPEPTCICMKGYEGNRCGVQTLGTHRTQSEGSSNTELVQTVLVIIAVVLSVISCTAILLMTCAHYRSHKTYLASFLGSGAEKEKLQKPLPDVMV